One segment of Fibrobacter sp. UWB10 DNA contains the following:
- a CDS encoding glycogen/starch/alpha-glucan phosphorylase, translated as MAKTFKKAEEVTVLGNDAESFRKAFTDHIHHTLARNSATVTDHEKFLAVAYAVRDRLVDRWIKTQETYYQKDVKRVYYLSLEFLIGRTLGNSVLNLDVESAVTEALDELGMTLEELREQEVDAGLGNGGLGRLAACFLDSMATLELPATGMGIRYEYGMFSQKIVNGEQEEQPDNWLRLTNPWEIARPSNEVKVPMYGYVVSWMDEKGKLRNRWETKDYVLALPYDTPIPGYKNNTVNNLRLWSAKSTDDFGLSYFNNGDYIAAVQDMELSETISKVLYPNDASMNGKELRLKQQYFLCSASLQDIIRRFKKLHEGEWKVFPEKVAIQLNDTHPAISIAEMMRILLDEENLEWDEAWEIVTHTFAYTNHTLMPEALEKWPVSLFEKLLPRHLQIIYEINARFLRQVSLKWPGDNARLARMSLIEEGGCKMVRMAYLSIVGSFAVNGVAALHSDLLKTTLFKDFYELWPEKFNNKTNGVTPRRWVRKANPAMSELISSKIGEGWVKDLDELKKLEKFAKDAKFQKEFMAVKKQNKERLAKYLKATQGVDVDVNTFFDVQVKRIHEYKRQLLNILHAIHLYIQLKDGKEIMPRTIMIGGKAAPGYWMAKQIIRLANAVAAIIDADPICKGKLKMVFLENYRVSFAEKIIPAADLSEQISTAGTEASGTGNMKFALNGALTIGTLDGANVEMKEEVGDDNIFIFGLTVEEVTDLLAKGYRPRDFYEHDDDLRRVIDLIASGFFSPDRPELFKHIADKLLTNDNYLLCADFRSYIDMQKKVAEEYQDKKTWAEKAILNVARMGKFSSDRTIKQYAEEIWNAKGCSIKL; from the coding sequence ATGGCAAAAACATTCAAAAAAGCAGAAGAAGTGACCGTGCTCGGCAACGACGCGGAATCATTCCGTAAGGCCTTTACCGACCACATCCACCACACGCTCGCCCGTAACAGTGCGACCGTGACCGACCACGAAAAGTTCTTGGCCGTCGCTTACGCCGTGCGCGACCGTCTCGTGGACCGCTGGATCAAGACGCAGGAAACCTACTACCAGAAAGACGTAAAGCGCGTCTACTATCTGTCCCTCGAATTTTTGATTGGCCGTACCCTCGGCAACTCCGTTCTGAACCTCGACGTCGAAAGCGCCGTGACTGAAGCTCTTGACGAACTCGGCATGACTCTCGAAGAACTCCGCGAACAGGAAGTCGACGCCGGTCTCGGTAACGGTGGCCTCGGCCGCTTGGCCGCTTGCTTCCTCGATTCCATGGCAACGCTCGAACTCCCGGCTACCGGTATGGGTATTCGCTATGAATACGGTATGTTCAGCCAGAAGATCGTGAACGGCGAACAAGAAGAACAGCCGGATAACTGGCTGCGCCTCACCAACCCGTGGGAAATCGCCCGTCCGTCGAACGAAGTCAAGGTGCCCATGTACGGCTACGTGGTCAGCTGGATGGACGAAAAGGGCAAGCTCCGCAATCGTTGGGAAACCAAGGACTACGTGCTCGCTCTCCCCTACGACACTCCGATTCCGGGTTACAAGAACAACACCGTGAACAACCTGCGCCTCTGGAGCGCCAAGTCTACCGACGACTTCGGCCTCAGCTACTTCAACAACGGTGACTACATCGCCGCTGTGCAGGACATGGAACTTTCTGAAACCATTTCCAAGGTGCTCTACCCCAACGATGCTTCCATGAACGGTAAGGAACTGCGCCTCAAACAGCAGTACTTCCTCTGCTCTGCATCTCTGCAGGACATCATCCGCCGCTTCAAGAAGCTCCATGAAGGTGAATGGAAGGTGTTCCCTGAAAAGGTCGCCATCCAGTTGAACGACACGCACCCGGCAATCTCTATCGCCGAAATGATGCGCATCTTGCTCGACGAAGAAAACCTGGAATGGGACGAAGCATGGGAAATCGTGACACACACGTTTGCCTACACGAACCACACCTTGATGCCCGAAGCTCTTGAAAAGTGGCCGGTCAGCCTCTTCGAAAAGCTGTTGCCGCGTCACCTCCAGATCATTTACGAAATCAACGCACGCTTCCTGCGTCAGGTGTCCCTCAAGTGGCCCGGCGACAACGCTCGCCTCGCCCGCATGAGCCTCATCGAAGAAGGCGGCTGCAAGATGGTCCGCATGGCTTACCTCTCCATCGTGGGTTCGTTTGCCGTGAACGGTGTGGCAGCCCTCCACTCCGACCTCTTGAAGACCACGCTCTTCAAGGACTTCTACGAACTGTGGCCTGAAAAGTTCAACAACAAGACGAACGGCGTGACGCCGCGTCGCTGGGTCCGCAAGGCTAACCCGGCTATGTCCGAACTCATTTCTTCCAAGATCGGCGAAGGCTGGGTCAAGGACCTCGACGAACTCAAGAAGCTCGAAAAGTTTGCGAAGGACGCCAAGTTCCAGAAGGAATTCATGGCTGTCAAGAAGCAGAACAAGGAACGCCTCGCCAAGTACCTCAAGGCAACGCAGGGCGTCGATGTCGACGTGAACACGTTCTTCGACGTGCAGGTCAAGCGTATCCACGAATACAAGCGCCAGCTCCTGAACATTCTGCATGCCATTCACCTGTACATCCAGCTGAAGGACGGCAAGGAAATCATGCCGCGTACCATCATGATCGGTGGTAAGGCCGCTCCGGGTTACTGGATGGCAAAGCAGATCATCCGCCTCGCTAACGCCGTGGCCGCAATCATCGATGCTGACCCGATTTGTAAGGGCAAGCTCAAGATGGTGTTCCTCGAAAACTACCGCGTGTCCTTCGCCGAAAAGATTATTCCGGCTGCAGACCTCTCCGAACAGATTTCGACCGCAGGCACCGAAGCCTCTGGTACCGGCAACATGAAGTTCGCCTTGAACGGCGCACTCACCATCGGTACGCTCGACGGCGCTAACGTTGAAATGAAGGAAGAAGTCGGCGACGACAACATCTTCATCTTCGGCCTCACCGTGGAAGAAGTCACCGACTTGCTCGCCAAGGGTTACCGTCCGCGCGACTTCTACGAACACGACGACGATCTTCGCCGCGTAATCGACCTGATCGCATCCGGCTTCTTCAGCCCCGATCGTCCGGAACTCTTCAAGCACATTGCCGACAAGCTCCTCACCAACGACAACTACCTGCTCTGCGCAGACTTCCGCAGCTACATTGACATGCAGAAGAAGGTCGCCGAGGAATACCAGGACAAGAAGACTTGGGCAGAAAAGGCAATCCTGAACGTCGCTCGCATGGGCAAGTTCAGTTCCGACCGTACCATCAAGCAGTACGCCGAAGAAATCTGGAACGCCAAGGGCTGCAGCATCAAGCTGTAA
- the ybaK gene encoding Cys-tRNA(Pro) deacylase encodes MEIKKTNAARILDRQKISYELIPYKVDENDLGAQHVADSLGEDINQVFKTILVHGDKIGYLVCVVPGNLEVDLKGAAKVSGNKKIDTVPLKDLTPLTGYIRGGCSPLGLKKNFPIFIHETAMQFPYIYVSAGERGLQLKVAPADLVKAIRATVGVIARVPPEAPQD; translated from the coding sequence ATGGAAATCAAGAAGACGAATGCGGCGAGAATTTTAGACCGCCAGAAAATTTCTTACGAGCTTATCCCCTACAAGGTTGACGAAAACGACCTGGGTGCGCAACATGTCGCCGACAGTCTCGGCGAAGATATCAACCAAGTTTTCAAGACGATTCTCGTTCACGGAGACAAGATTGGCTACCTCGTATGCGTGGTGCCGGGGAACCTCGAAGTGGACTTGAAAGGTGCCGCCAAGGTGAGCGGCAACAAAAAGATTGACACTGTTCCGCTCAAGGATTTGACGCCGCTGACCGGTTACATTCGTGGCGGTTGCAGTCCGCTCGGTCTCAAGAAGAATTTCCCGATTTTCATTCACGAAACTGCGATGCAGTTCCCTTACATTTACGTGAGTGCAGGCGAGCGCGGCTTGCAACTGAAAGTTGCACCCGCCGACCTTGTGAAGGCGATACGCGCCACCGTGGGCGTGATCGCGCGAGTCCCGCCTGAAGCTCCGCAAGATTAA
- a CDS encoding glycoside hydrolase family 11 protein, which yields MRTILKFGLIAACSLTANVFAQDFCNTTTHSGESVEVSTNKVGTIGDVGYELWNEGGNGGSATFYSDGSLNCKMTGAKDYLCRTGLAFNSDKTHEEIGHMKADFKLVKSGLSGIDYSYIGIYGWTREPLVEWYIVDNTGSQYMPGSWVAQGASAKNHGDFEIDGAQYTVYEGDRTSYSIDGDNKYFKQYFSVRKSKRDCGTIDITAHFKKWEELGMKMGKMHEAKILGEAGSNSGANAKGEYDFPYAKVYIEGAEQSSSSAEPESSSSTDAIKGIRSMTADNSKSLVFDAQGKYLGSFETADAESLNAAIKAKYNSGIYMVKQGRAVRSISVK from the coding sequence ATGAGAACAATTCTTAAATTCGGCTTAATCGCCGCTTGTTCCCTGACTGCAAATGTTTTTGCTCAGGATTTCTGCAATACGACAACCCATAGCGGTGAATCCGTGGAAGTGTCTACGAACAAGGTCGGAACTATCGGCGACGTTGGTTACGAACTTTGGAACGAAGGCGGCAACGGTGGTTCTGCGACGTTCTATTCCGACGGCTCCCTTAACTGCAAGATGACAGGTGCCAAGGACTACCTGTGCCGTACGGGTCTTGCTTTCAATAGCGATAAGACTCACGAAGAAATCGGTCACATGAAGGCGGACTTCAAGCTGGTCAAGAGCGGTCTTTCTGGAATCGACTATTCCTACATCGGCATTTATGGCTGGACCCGTGAACCTCTAGTGGAATGGTACATTGTGGATAACACCGGTAGCCAGTATATGCCTGGCTCGTGGGTTGCTCAGGGTGCTTCTGCAAAGAATCACGGCGATTTTGAAATCGATGGTGCCCAGTATACGGTTTACGAAGGTGACCGCACCTCTTATTCCATCGATGGTGACAATAAATACTTTAAGCAGTATTTCAGCGTGCGTAAGAGTAAGCGTGATTGCGGTACTATCGACATTACCGCTCACTTCAAGAAGTGGGAAGAACTTGGCATGAAGATGGGTAAGATGCACGAAGCCAAGATTCTCGGCGAAGCCGGAAGCAACAGCGGTGCTAATGCCAAGGGCGAATACGACTTCCCCTATGCCAAGGTCTATATCGAAGGCGCTGAACAGTCCAGTTCTTCTGCTGAACCTGAATCCAGTAGCTCGACGGATGCAATCAAGGGTATTCGCTCTATGACGGCCGACAACAGCAAGTCGCTCGTGTTTGACGCTCAAGGCAAGTACCTCGGCTCTTTTGAAACGGCTGACGCAGAATCCCTGAATGCAGCCATCAAGGCCAAGTACAATTCCGGCATTTACATGGTAAAGCAGGGCCGCGCTGTCCGTAGCATCTCGGTGAAGTAA
- a CDS encoding response regulator has protein sequence MLRIKFSSLFQSYVEKQIAFQAENYAEATGERLVLQLKSLVGISAGLSANMYNIDRMLSTLEDPNGEFYYGVMALNDKIVYSGGDHDIRFADFKGFSESFHGAKYISYCKGKGLLFSVPVYSGKNIKYVLFRLFKEEFIIKNFGVVSYGGKGYAVLRDSKDEIIIDSDNEALGKSLLWGKRGYQAVREKLASGLNVSIASAANLEVDGVEYYYFVADLKLPGVVLTGVVPAEVVASEKDDISFLIIWVFGLLIFMFSIAMIYVVVSEKKARENKELLREKENAESASKAKSIFLANMSHEIRTPINGILGMDSMLLKECKDESLRDYALNIQSAGQTLLSLVNDILDISKIESGKMEILPVTYSVFNVLNDCYNMVAIRAKDKNLELVMDISPEIPAALFGDEVRIRQIINNLLSNAVKYTNEGTVTLSVWTEKVDVDPMQGNNGNQVELFIHVKDTGIGIREKDVGKLFRDFVRLDEKRNRNIEGTGLGLNLTKQLVDMMGGFISVDSVYGEGSTFKVHLMQQVSDEKPLGDFYKLYKQQVNVMDAAHEKFIAPDARVLLADDMQMNLKVFAGLLKDTKIQIDTAINGAEALKLIEKNHYDVVFLDHMMPVMDGIEAFRQMRQLAKSPNTNTPVVMLTANAVVDAKNQYMDEGFSDYIAKPIREEVLLSCLKKFLPKELVKSVAKNSAVESANAENEKPAVQSSTKLSDFLDEATGLAYCMNDQKFYKEMLGEYVSADKTEELMEAFSKEDFEYYRITVHAVKSTSLTIGAIKVSEDAKALEMACKEGDFDFVKKNHEAFIQKYTALIRLLRTEFC, from the coding sequence TTGTTACGCATTAAGTTTTCGAGCCTGTTTCAAAGCTATGTCGAAAAACAGATTGCTTTCCAGGCGGAAAACTATGCTGAAGCGACCGGTGAAAGGCTTGTGCTACAGTTGAAATCCCTGGTCGGAATTTCGGCGGGGCTTTCAGCCAACATGTATAATATTGATCGAATGCTTTCCACTTTAGAAGATCCGAATGGGGAATTCTATTACGGTGTAATGGCCTTAAATGACAAGATTGTTTATTCGGGCGGCGATCATGATATTCGCTTTGCCGATTTCAAGGGCTTTTCCGAGTCGTTTCACGGAGCCAAATATATCAGCTATTGCAAAGGAAAGGGACTCTTGTTCTCGGTTCCGGTGTATAGCGGGAAAAATATCAAGTATGTGTTGTTCCGCCTTTTCAAGGAAGAATTCATTATCAAGAATTTTGGAGTGGTTTCATATGGCGGCAAGGGTTATGCCGTTTTGCGAGATTCAAAAGATGAAATCATTATTGATTCCGATAATGAGGCGTTGGGGAAGTCGTTGCTCTGGGGCAAAAGAGGCTACCAGGCGGTTCGCGAAAAACTTGCAAGCGGCTTGAATGTATCTATTGCCTCGGCTGCAAATTTAGAGGTTGATGGGGTTGAATATTATTACTTTGTTGCAGACCTCAAGTTGCCGGGCGTTGTCTTGACGGGGGTGGTGCCCGCGGAAGTAGTGGCGTCTGAAAAAGATGATATTTCATTTTTGATTATCTGGGTGTTCGGCCTTTTGATATTCATGTTCTCGATAGCCATGATCTATGTGGTTGTGTCAGAAAAGAAGGCTCGTGAAAATAAGGAACTGCTTCGCGAAAAAGAAAATGCCGAAAGTGCGAGCAAGGCGAAAAGTATATTCCTTGCCAACATGAGTCATGAAATTCGTACGCCGATTAATGGCATTTTGGGTATGGATTCGATGCTCCTTAAGGAATGCAAAGACGAATCGTTGCGTGACTATGCCTTGAATATTCAGAGCGCTGGGCAGACGCTGCTTTCGCTCGTTAATGATATTTTGGATATTTCGAAAATTGAATCAGGCAAAATGGAAATTTTGCCGGTAACATATAGCGTATTCAATGTATTGAATGATTGCTACAATATGGTTGCCATTCGTGCCAAAGATAAAAACTTGGAATTGGTGATGGATATTTCTCCTGAAATTCCGGCAGCTTTGTTTGGCGATGAAGTTCGTATAAGGCAGATTATTAACAATCTGCTTTCGAATGCGGTCAAGTACACGAACGAAGGTACAGTCACGCTCTCTGTTTGGACTGAGAAAGTTGATGTCGACCCGATGCAGGGAAACAATGGCAATCAGGTGGAGCTCTTTATTCATGTGAAGGATACGGGCATCGGTATTCGTGAAAAGGATGTCGGAAAACTTTTCAGGGACTTTGTCCGCCTCGATGAAAAACGAAACCGTAACATTGAAGGTACGGGGCTTGGTTTGAATCTGACCAAGCAGTTGGTTGATATGATGGGCGGCTTTATAAGCGTAGACAGTGTTTATGGCGAAGGGTCTACCTTCAAGGTCCATTTGATGCAACAGGTGAGCGATGAAAAACCTCTAGGCGATTTTTATAAGTTGTACAAGCAGCAGGTGAATGTTATGGATGCTGCTCACGAAAAGTTTATTGCGCCTGATGCAAGAGTTCTTTTGGCTGACGACATGCAAATGAACCTGAAGGTTTTTGCGGGCCTTCTCAAAGATACCAAGATTCAGATTGATACGGCAATCAATGGGGCCGAAGCCTTGAAACTCATTGAAAAGAATCACTACGATGTTGTATTCTTGGATCACATGATGCCTGTGATGGATGGTATCGAAGCGTTCCGCCAGATGAGACAACTTGCAAAGAGTCCGAATACGAATACACCTGTCGTGATGCTTACCGCAAATGCTGTGGTCGACGCCAAAAATCAGTACATGGATGAAGGTTTCTCGGATTATATTGCAAAGCCGATTCGCGAAGAGGTTTTGCTTTCTTGCCTCAAGAAGTTCTTGCCTAAAGAATTGGTTAAGTCTGTTGCAAAGAATTCCGCTGTAGAAAGTGCGAACGCTGAAAACGAAAAGCCGGCGGTGCAGTCTTCAACAAAGTTGTCCGATTTCTTGGACGAGGCAACAGGCCTTGCCTATTGCATGAATGATCAGAAATTTTATAAGGAAATGCTTGGTGAATATGTCAGTGCAGACAAAACAGAAGAATTGATGGAGGCTTTTAGTAAAGAAGATTTTGAATATTACCGTATTACAGTGCATGCTGTAAAAAGTACTTCTCTTACAATTGGAGCGATAAAAGTGTCAGAAGATGCCAAGGCGCTCGAAATGGCTTGCAAAGAAGGCGATTTTGACTTTGTGAAAAAGAATCACGAAGCGTTTATACAGAAATATACGGCGTTGATTCGATTGCTTCGTACAGAATTTTGTTAA
- a CDS encoding BMP family ABC transporter substrate-binding protein, with protein sequence MKSRITVAAIIAVVAFFSLLYMTFEEAGNDKKMQKSVAQKLRVGFILLSDTADNGWNEAHYKGAKIACDSLGAQMVVAIDVPEETAPLAKVVKDMIADSIKIIVLTSYNYPKKIDGVIGAHPDVTFYGGDWKFKAPNYKPYFARTYQARYLAGIIAGAMTKTNHVGYVAAMKNSEVYRGIDAFAIGAQSVNPKVQVYLRWTHFWDNEEIETEAANALIDSFNVDVISLHQDRSHVVEVAEARGVYSIGNHVEKNYYSPKMLSSINVNWNIIYKGVFQDFFQNKNTENMDYWFGLDKDAVGLAFYSNEIPDSIKVRIQNTIQRIKDGYHVFTGKIVDNKGHVRCEEGETISDDALRSEMEWLINGVVEQ encoded by the coding sequence ATGAAAAGTAGAATTACGGTCGCTGCAATCATAGCGGTTGTAGCGTTCTTTTCGTTGCTGTATATGACCTTTGAAGAGGCTGGCAACGACAAAAAAATGCAGAAGTCGGTCGCTCAAAAACTCCGCGTAGGTTTTATTCTTTTAAGCGATACGGCTGACAATGGTTGGAATGAAGCTCATTACAAGGGAGCAAAAATTGCATGTGATAGCCTAGGCGCACAAATGGTTGTGGCAATTGATGTGCCCGAAGAAACGGCGCCGCTTGCAAAAGTCGTAAAAGACATGATTGCCGACAGTATCAAAATCATTGTTCTGACGAGCTATAATTATCCTAAGAAAATAGATGGCGTTATCGGGGCGCATCCGGATGTGACATTCTATGGTGGTGATTGGAAATTTAAAGCGCCCAATTATAAGCCTTATTTTGCCCGAACTTATCAAGCCAGGTACCTTGCGGGCATTATAGCGGGAGCCATGACCAAGACGAATCATGTCGGTTATGTGGCTGCCATGAAAAATAGCGAAGTCTATAGGGGAATCGACGCATTTGCCATTGGCGCACAAAGCGTGAATCCGAAAGTTCAGGTGTATTTGCGCTGGACTCATTTCTGGGATAATGAAGAAATTGAAACTGAAGCTGCGAATGCGTTAATCGATAGTTTTAATGTAGACGTGATTTCGTTACATCAGGATCGTTCGCATGTCGTTGAGGTTGCCGAAGCCCGAGGGGTGTATTCTATTGGAAACCACGTTGAAAAAAATTATTACTCTCCTAAAATGTTGAGCTCTATAAATGTTAATTGGAATATTATTTACAAGGGTGTGTTCCAGGATTTCTTCCAGAATAAAAATACGGAAAATATGGATTACTGGTTTGGACTTGATAAAGATGCTGTAGGTCTTGCTTTTTATTCGAACGAAATTCCTGATTCCATTAAGGTCCGGATTCAAAATACCATTCAAAGAATTAAGGATGGTTATCATGTTTTCACGGGTAAGATTGTCGATAACAAGGGACATGTCCGTTGTGAAGAAGGTGAAACAATTAGTGATGACGCCTTGCGTAGTGAAATGGAATGGCTTATCAATGGCGTGGTTGAGCAATGA
- a CDS encoding BMP family ABC transporter substrate-binding protein → MKLIYVIPTVIIAVILAGLFTVNVKKKNTDITREKTKIAMIMHGTIDDHSWGQSHYEGMKKAAEKLNLDVLFREQIPTNRTSEAVMEGLIAAGVKVLILNSFQFGPYIQNVAVRHPDVKFFHASGIKTAPNVATFFGRMYQMRYLSGIVAGMQSKTGKIGYVAAYDIPEVIRGINAFTLGVKKANPDASVIVRWTKSWNNDKVCAQATRALLANDSIDVLAKHVDSQTPMRIADSLGVWIVGYNLDNADLYPDHFLTAPVWRWEKFYIPHIFDVLKKRFVSKRYWEGINSGIIDLSPFTSHVNPEAIALVESEREKIQNGSFDVFYGPIEDNTGVIRINEGETMSDTDMLNNFNWFVKGVTIDEK, encoded by the coding sequence ATGAAACTCATCTATGTTATTCCGACTGTAATTATCGCCGTTATTTTAGCCGGTTTGTTCACCGTCAATGTGAAAAAGAAGAATACCGATATCACCCGCGAAAAGACAAAAATCGCGATGATTATGCATGGCACGATTGATGACCATAGTTGGGGACAATCGCATTACGAGGGCATGAAAAAGGCTGCTGAGAAATTGAATCTAGATGTCTTGTTCCGTGAACAGATTCCGACCAATAGAACGTCTGAAGCGGTTATGGAAGGCCTTATTGCTGCGGGTGTAAAGGTGCTCATTCTCAATTCGTTCCAGTTTGGTCCCTATATTCAGAATGTTGCTGTCAGACACCCTGATGTGAAATTTTTCCATGCGTCCGGTATAAAGACGGCTCCGAATGTGGCGACTTTCTTTGGCCGTATGTACCAAATGCGCTACCTTTCGGGCATTGTGGCCGGCATGCAAAGTAAAACCGGGAAAATAGGCTATGTAGCCGCATACGATATTCCTGAAGTAATTCGTGGAATCAATGCGTTTACCTTAGGCGTCAAGAAGGCCAATCCCGATGCGAGCGTGATTGTGCGTTGGACAAAATCCTGGAATAACGACAAGGTCTGCGCCCAAGCGACGCGGGCTCTTTTGGCGAACGATTCGATAGATGTTCTTGCAAAACATGTCGATAGCCAAACTCCCATGCGCATTGCCGATTCTCTTGGGGTGTGGATTGTGGGCTACAATTTGGACAATGCGGATTTATATCCAGATCATTTTTTGACGGCTCCGGTATGGCGCTGGGAAAAATTTTATATCCCGCATATCTTTGATGTGCTCAAAAAGAGATTCGTAAGCAAACGCTATTGGGAAGGAATCAATTCTGGCATTATCGATTTATCGCCGTTCACTAGTCATGTGAATCCAGAGGCTATTGCGTTAGTTGAAAGCGAACGAGAAAAAATCCAGAATGGATCTTTTGATGTTTTTTATGGCCCTATAGAAGACAATACGGGAGTGATTCGTATAAACGAGGGTGAGACCATGTCTGATACGGACATGCTGAATAATTTTAATTGGTTTGTGAAGGGGGTAACCATAGATGAAAAGTAG
- a CDS encoding hybrid sensor histidine kinase/response regulator produces MGNDIFEENDRRVLKKLTRVMRWLWAMFPLIYLGNIVHLFKIDYFELNVLTGIAFVILWLPTFTERMNAPLTLRRYFCVLGMASIIAMLATNENIGIYMTYTLAMVTSLLFFNAAFTLKISIVSYLLIVVSLYFRAHGANHGEFETDTLWWVSRCAGFLIESIVMTILCIVIARLTHTMLENLNNAREKAQRSDELSKAWAEAEAARKNAESANMAKSFFLANMSHEIRTPINGILGMNTMLLKECKDETLRDYAQNIQNAGHTLLSLVNDVLDITKIESGKMELLVGEYDLFAVLNDCYCVANPRAQSKNLEFDVNVSPKIPSMLEGDEVRLRQIVNNLLSNAIKYTPKGTVDLSVDFRNLPDEDDVHKIELVIVVADTGIGIRSVDRDKLFQSFERIDLDRNRNIEGTGLGLNLTKKLVEMMGGRILVKSVYGSGSVFEVHIPQVVKDDTPIGNFMERHKEFISVTSGAKKFKASKAKLLVVDDVAMNLKVVSGLLKETEINIDTATNGEDALTLVEENRYDLILLDHMMPVMDGIETLQCMRELKDFDINKTPVVMLTANAVVGAKDSYMQAGFTDYITKPIREEVLLSIVKKYLPQNLIVESESSDSKAAETVESPRTVGGLSEILDVATGLGYCMNDKKFYHEMLLEYVKNDRRSDLEKSFSRSDFDHYRIVIHSLKSTSLTIGAVKLSEMSKALENACKEGNFDFVREQHEICMADYKKILDKLSEYLAGGA; encoded by the coding sequence ATGGGTAATGATATTTTTGAAGAGAATGACCGCCGAGTCTTAAAGAAACTCACGCGAGTAATGCGCTGGCTTTGGGCGATGTTTCCTTTGATTTATTTGGGAAATATTGTTCATTTGTTTAAAATCGATTATTTTGAGTTGAACGTTTTAACAGGTATTGCGTTCGTGATTTTGTGGCTTCCCACTTTTACCGAACGCATGAACGCTCCGCTCACGTTGCGCCGGTATTTTTGCGTGCTTGGAATGGCAAGTATTATCGCGATGCTTGCAACCAATGAAAATATTGGCATATACATGACATACACTCTTGCCATGGTGACAAGCCTGTTGTTTTTTAATGCGGCTTTTACGCTCAAGATTTCGATTGTTAGCTACTTATTGATTGTTGTTTCGCTTTATTTTAGAGCGCATGGTGCAAACCATGGTGAGTTTGAAACAGATACGCTTTGGTGGGTGTCGAGGTGTGCGGGATTTTTGATAGAATCTATTGTGATGACGATTCTGTGTATCGTGATTGCGCGCTTAACGCATACCATGCTAGAAAATTTGAATAACGCTCGTGAAAAAGCGCAACGTTCCGATGAATTGAGCAAGGCATGGGCCGAGGCTGAAGCGGCGAGAAAGAATGCGGAGTCTGCGAATATGGCCAAGAGCTTTTTCCTTGCCAATATGAGTCATGAAATTCGAACGCCGATTAATGGCATTTTGGGCATGAACACCATGTTGCTGAAGGAATGCAAAGACGAAACCTTGCGCGATTATGCCCAGAATATTCAGAATGCAGGACACACGCTTCTTTCGCTGGTGAACGATGTTTTGGATATCACGAAAATTGAATCGGGCAAAATGGAACTTCTGGTGGGCGAGTACGATTTGTTTGCTGTATTGAACGATTGCTATTGTGTTGCAAATCCGCGCGCCCAGAGTAAGAATCTGGAATTCGATGTCAACGTGAGCCCGAAAATTCCGTCGATGCTTGAAGGCGACGAAGTTCGCTTGCGCCAGATAGTGAACAATCTGCTTTCGAACGCTATCAAGTACACGCCCAAGGGAACGGTAGATTTGTCGGTTGATTTCAGAAATTTGCCGGACGAAGATGATGTACACAAGATTGAGCTTGTAATTGTGGTGGCGGATACCGGAATCGGCATTCGTTCTGTGGACCGTGATAAATTGTTCCAGAGCTTTGAACGAATTGATTTGGATCGTAATAGAAATATTGAGGGAACGGGCCTTGGACTGAATCTGACCAAGAAATTGGTTGAAATGATGGGTGGCCGTATTTTGGTCAAGAGCGTGTACGGTTCTGGCTCCGTGTTCGAGGTCCATATTCCGCAGGTGGTCAAGGATGATACTCCTATTGGCAACTTTATGGAACGCCATAAGGAATTTATTTCGGTCACTTCGGGTGCGAAAAAGTTTAAGGCGAGTAAGGCCAAACTTTTGGTGGTTGACGATGTGGCTATGAATCTGAAAGTTGTCAGCGGACTCCTTAAGGAAACTGAAATAAATATTGACACTGCGACGAATGGCGAAGACGCTCTTACGCTTGTCGAAGAAAATCGTTACGACTTGATTCTCTTGGACCACATGATGCCCGTGATGGACGGCATCGAAACGCTTCAGTGCATGAGGGAATTGAAGGACTTTGATATCAATAAAACGCCTGTGGTCATGCTTACGGCCAATGCGGTTGTCGGCGCGAAGGATTCCTATATGCAGGCGGGCTTTACTGACTACATTACAAAGCCTATTCGTGAAGAAGTGTTGCTTTCGATAGTAAAGAAATACTTGCCGCAAAATTTGATTGTCGAAAGTGAAAGTTCGGATAGCAAGGCTGCTGAGACCGTTGAAAGCCCACGAACCGTGGGCGGGCTTTCTGAAATTCTAGATGTGGCGACAGGGCTTGGCTATTGTATGAACGACAAAAAGTTCTACCATGAAATGCTTTTGGAATATGTGAAAAATGACCGCCGTTCTGATTTGGAAAAGTCTTTTTCTAGAAGTGATTTCGATCATTATCGCATAGTCATTCATTCGCTCAAGAGCACATCTCTTACGATTGGGGCGGTGAAACTTTCGGAAATGTCCAAGGCTCTCGAAAATGCTTGCAAAGAAGGAAATTTTGACTTTGTTCGCGAACAGCATGAAATATGCATGGCGGACTATAAGAAAATTTTAGATAAGCTTTCTGAGTACCTTGCAGGAGGTGCATGA